Genomic DNA from Coffea arabica cultivar ET-39 chromosome 7e, Coffea Arabica ET-39 HiFi, whole genome shotgun sequence:
AAGGATCGAATTGGAGTAATGATCATTGATGTAGGAATTCTAATTTGCTCCATTTCTATGGATGAAATGAAAGATGGCTTCGCCAAGGAAACAGACTTTGTTCTATTCCATTTGTTGGAAGAGCTCCAGTTTGTTATGGAAGAAGTTGCACAAATTTATCCACCATCATCATTACAACTAAGTTTCCCCAGGACTAATGAGCTGGGCTTTATTGATTTTCTTCTAGAAAATCTCAAGGAAGTAAAGGCTGGTTCAAGTACTTTCCCAATGGCTGAAATCAAGACAGTCCAAGAAGATCTTGTAGTCATAAGATCTTTCCTAGAGAAAATTGTGGACCAGCGCAACCAGAATGAAAAACTCCAAGGTTTTTGGAGTCATGTTATGGAAGTTGCATACAAGGTTGAATTCATAATTGAATCTACAGTGCTTGGTGATGAACATGAACATTGTCTGGGATCTGTTGCCAGAGAAATCAATCTTATTAGGATTGAGGCCCTTGAGATCTATGATAACATTAGGCATGATGGTGAGACCCCCAGAGTTACCCAGAATTTGATTCAAATGCCATCACATGTTACTGCTCCAATATCCAGTGAAGATTTTGTGGGTCTCAAAGACGAGATGGAAACTATAATTAATAGACTAACCAGAGGATCAATGCTGTTGGATATTGTTCCTGTTGTGGGTATGGCTGGACTTGGTAAGACAACATTAGCCAATACGGTTTACTGTGATCCTTCAGTTATTATACACTTTCCTATTCGTGTTTGGTGTACTGTTTCTCAAGCATATATCAAGCACAATTTGATAGCTCAGATTCTGTCTTGCATTGCTTCTGGAAGTTCTGATGAATACCTTAAAATGACAGAAGATGATTTGGCAGAAAAGTTGTACAAGTGTTTGAAGAGAAATAGGTATCTCATCATTTTGGATGATATGTGGGACATTGGGGTATGGAATTTGTTGAAAACTTCACTACCAGATGATGCCAATCAAAGCAGGATTCTGTTCACCAGCAGATTTCAGAATATGTCTATGCAAATTAAACCTGATAGCAAGCCTCACCATCTTCGCTCACTTACTGATAAAGAGAGTTGGGAATTGCTGCAAATTAAGCTATTTGGCAACGTAGGTTGTCCTCCATCATTATGTGAAGTTGGAATTCAAATAGCAAACAACTGTAAGGGCCTACCTCTCTCAGTTGTCCTTGTTGCTGGAATTCTTGCTACTACTACTCAAGATTGTGCAATGTGGGAAGAAGTTGCTAAAAGTCTAAGTTCCAGCATTGTTCTTGAAGCTGAGCAGTGTATGAAGACACTTGAGAAGGGACTTGACAGACCACATGAAGCCTTGCCTTCTTTACTTTAGTGCATTTCCAAAAGATAAAGACATTTCTGTCCGAAGTTTGTTATGGCTTTGGATCTCTGAAGGATTTGGGCAAAGAACTGAAGGGAAAAGCTTAAAGGATGTGGCACACAAATACTCGGTGGATCTCATCGCTAGAAGTT
This window encodes:
- the LOC113700604 gene encoding putative late blight resistance protein homolog R1B-17; its protein translation is MLKLYEGVRFLTILLSLKHEKFYELSDKMKDRIGVMIIDVGILICSISMDEMKDGFAKETDFVLFHLLEELQFVMEEVAQIYPPSSLQLSFPRTNELGFIDFLLENLKEVKAGSSTFPMAEIKTVQEDLVVIRSFLEKIVDQRNQNEKLQGFWSHVMEVAYKVEFIIESTVLGDEHEHCLGSVAREINLIRIEALEIYDNIRHDGETPRVTQNLIQMPSHVTAPISSEDFVGLKDEMETIINRLTRGSMLLDIVPVVGMAGLGKTTLANTVYCDPSVIIHFPIRVWCTVSQAYIKHNLIAQILSCIASGSSDEYLKMTEDDLAEKLYKCLKRNRYLIILDDMWDIGVWNLLKTSLPDDANQSRILFTSRFQNMSMQIKPDSKPHHLRSLTDKESWELLQIKLFGNVGCPPSLCEVGIQIANNCKGLPLSVVLVAGILATTTQDCAMWEEVAKSLSSSIVLEAEQCMKTLEKGLDRPHEALPSLL